The DNA window TCCCGGCGATGAACTCCGCCGCCATCCGCACCGCGTTGATCATTCGCCCGCGGGCCGTACCGGTATGGGCGCTCTTGCCGTGCAGCACCACCTTCAAGTTGAGCGCGTCGAAGTTTTCGCCGGAGAGCTCCCCGGGCCCGCTGCCGTCCAGCGTATAGGCCGCCACACAGTTGAACCTGGCCACGTCCAGGTGCCGGATCCCCGCGCCGGTCTCCTCGTCGGGCGTGAAGGCCACCCGAACTGTCGGCCGCCGCCGCTCGGGCTCGCGGATGAGGCGGCAGAGCACCTCCATGACCTCGGCCACTCCGGCCTTGTCGTCTGCCCCCAAAAGCGTGCTGCCGTCCGAGGTGACCAGGTCGTGCCCGATGCACTGCCTGAGGGCCGGCTGTTCCCCGGGCGAGAGCACGGGGCCCGCCGGAAGCCGGATGTCGCCACCGCCGTAAGCGTGGTGCACGATGGGCTTGATGCCTCTGCCCGGCACCCCCGGAAACGTGTCGTAGTGCGCGATGAGCCCGACGGCAGGCCCGGATGCGGGGCCGGGCAGCGTGGCGGTAAGCACCCCGTGATCGCTGAGCTCGACGTCCTGCAGGTCGAGCCGCACCAACTCGTCCCGCAACAGGCGTGCCATCTGCCACTGTTCGGGCGTGGAGGGCACCTGGTTGGCCCCTTCCGCCGACGGGCTGTCCACCTGAACGTAGCGCAGAAACTTCGCCAGAACGCCTTCAGACAGGAGTGCAGAACTCACGGCAGCATCTTCGCCCCCTCTTAGCGCGTCTTGCCTTCGGCCCGCAACCCACAAAAGGAGTATACTGCCAGGA is part of the Bacillota bacterium genome and encodes:
- the pepT gene encoding tripeptide aminopeptidase PepT, yielding MSSALLSEGVLAKFLRYVQVDSPSAEGANQVPSTPEQWQMARLLRDELVRLDLQDVELSDHGVLTATLPGPASGPAVGLIAHYDTFPGVPGRGIKPIVHHAYGGGDIRLPAGPVLSPGEQPALRQCIGHDLVTSDGSTLLGADDKAGVAEVMEVLCRLIREPERRRPTVRVAFTPDEETGAGIRHLDVARFNCVAAYTLDGSGPGELSGENFDALNLKVVLHGKSAHTGTARGRMINAVRMAAEFIAG